A genomic stretch from bacterium includes:
- the purH gene encoding bifunctional phosphoribosylaminoimidazolecarboxamide formyltransferase/IMP cyclohydrolase — MKVKRALVSVSDKTGIVEFAQTLAGLGVEIISTGGTARTLREAGVSVTAIDQVTGFPEILDGRVKTLHPKVHGALLAVRDSEDHIRQLKENGIGFIDLVVVNLYPFEKTVARDDVTIDDAIENIDIGGPTMLRSAAKNNRYVGAVTDPRDYGLVLDELKAQGELSDKTRQYLAAKVFRHTADYDAAIDRFLSERFLGEHILRLKYTGGTALRYGENWHQKAMFFREEGLTCPTLADAEQVWGKQLSYNNYVDMTGAVMAVKDCAPAPAVSVIKHTNPCGLATGRTVASALSAAWDGDRISAFGSVIACTVPFDAEAAGFLKGKMVESIIAPDFTPEALDELRRKKNIMLVRLDVAGIGNPDTPALRQVLGGMLRQDPDRELWEKWEVVTKAGFPGSLQELAKFSMIACKNTKSNAIVLCEEYEPGFYHVLGMGAGQPNRVDSLRKLAATKARENLEHAFDEQAPGGDREQWIQARLAASVLASDAFFPFDDTVREAAALGVRYIIQPGGSVRDDEVIAAADELGVAMVFTGMRHFLH, encoded by the coding sequence ATGAAAGTGAAACGAGCGCTTGTCAGCGTATCGGATAAAACAGGTATCGTGGAATTTGCTCAGACGCTGGCCGGTCTCGGCGTGGAGATCATATCGACCGGCGGCACCGCCCGGACACTCCGCGAGGCGGGAGTATCGGTGACGGCTATCGACCAGGTGACGGGGTTTCCCGAAATCCTCGACGGCCGTGTGAAAACGCTTCATCCGAAGGTTCACGGCGCCCTGCTCGCTGTCCGTGACTCCGAGGATCATATTCGCCAGCTCAAAGAGAACGGCATCGGTTTCATCGATCTCGTGGTCGTCAATCTCTACCCGTTTGAAAAAACCGTGGCCCGTGATGATGTCACCATCGATGATGCCATCGAGAATATCGATATAGGCGGGCCGACCATGCTGCGGAGCGCCGCCAAAAACAACCGCTATGTGGGCGCGGTGACCGATCCCCGCGATTACGGGCTCGTGCTCGATGAATTGAAAGCGCAGGGGGAACTGTCGGATAAAACGCGGCAGTATCTTGCGGCAAAGGTGTTCCGTCATACCGCCGATTATGATGCGGCGATCGATCGTTTCCTTTCGGAGCGTTTCCTGGGCGAACATATACTCAGGTTGAAGTACACCGGCGGGACAGCGCTCCGTTACGGTGAAAACTGGCACCAGAAAGCCATGTTTTTCAGGGAGGAGGGATTAACCTGTCCGACCCTTGCCGATGCCGAGCAGGTTTGGGGCAAGCAGCTCTCGTACAATAACTATGTCGACATGACCGGTGCGGTCATGGCGGTCAAGGATTGCGCTCCGGCCCCTGCGGTCTCGGTTATCAAGCATACCAATCCCTGCGGTCTCGCCACGGGGAGAACGGTTGCATCGGCGCTCAGCGCGGCGTGGGACGGCGACCGTATAAGCGCGTTCGGATCGGTCATCGCCTGTACCGTACCGTTCGATGCGGAAGCGGCCGGTTTCCTGAAGGGTAAGATGGTCGAGAGCATCATTGCCCCGGATTTTACCCCCGAGGCGCTCGATGAGCTCCGCAGGAAGAAGAACATCATGCTGGTCAGGCTCGATGTCGCCGGAATCGGAAATCCGGATACACCGGCATTAAGGCAGGTGCTTGGCGGCATGCTCCGGCAGGACCCCGACCGTGAGCTGTGGGAAAAGTGGGAAGTGGTGACAAAAGCCGGTTTCCCCGGTTCATTGCAAGAGCTTGCAAAATTTTCCATGATCGCCTGCAAGAACACGAAATCGAATGCGATTGTCCTGTGCGAGGAATATGAGCCGGGCTTTTATCATGTGCTCGGCATGGGTGCGGGACAGCCGAACCGTGTCGACAGCCTGCGTAAACTCGCCGCTACAAAAGCCCGGGAAAACCTCGAGCACGCGTTCGATGAACAGGCTCCGGGAGGCGACCGCGAACAGTGGATTCAGGCCAGGCTGGCAGCATCGGTGCTGGCTTCAGATGCGTTTTTCCCCTTTGATGACACCGTACGCGAGGCGGCTGCCCTCGGCGTCCGCTATATTATCCAGCCCGGCGGGTCTGTCAGGGATGATGAGGTTATTGCCGCTGCCGATGAGCTCGGCGTGGCTATGGTATTTACCGGAATGAGACATTTCCTCCATTAA
- a CDS encoding ribose-phosphate pyrophosphokinase, producing MKRRLKIFAGLSNQGLAKEICSCLSIDLGKMSYKKFTNDNIKVRIEESVREDDVFVIQSGYPDTNEALMELLIIIDALKYASASRITAVMPYYPYVRSDKKDEPRISITARLVADLLETAGANRILSMDLHAPQIGGFGRIPVDQLQIKHMMCNYISSKKLKNYVITAPDVGSAKRAEGYARRLDVPMVILDKRRYSDNEKAKVLRIIGEVDNRDCFLIDDEVSTGGSMIEACRTLKENGANDIYAGCTHGVLCDNACERIDESDIKEFVTTNTIDQTRFCNYKKIHVLSVARLFGDAIAAIHMGTSVSKLFL from the coding sequence GTGAAACGGCGGCTCAAGATTTTTGCCGGTCTTTCGAATCAGGGACTTGCAAAAGAGATCTGTTCCTGTCTCTCCATCGATCTCGGCAAGATGAGCTATAAAAAATTTACGAACGATAATATCAAGGTGCGGATTGAAGAAAGCGTCCGCGAGGACGATGTTTTTGTTATTCAGTCCGGTTACCCCGATACGAACGAAGCGCTCATGGAACTCCTCATCATCATCGATGCGCTGAAGTATGCGTCCGCCTCACGGATTACCGCGGTGATGCCGTACTATCCCTATGTCCGCTCCGATAAAAAGGACGAGCCCCGTATTTCCATAACCGCGCGTCTCGTCGCCGATCTGCTCGAAACCGCCGGCGCCAACCGTATCCTGAGCATGGACCTTCATGCGCCCCAGATCGGCGGATTCGGTCGTATCCCTGTCGACCAGCTTCAGATAAAACACATGATGTGTAATTACATAAGTTCCAAAAAACTCAAAAATTACGTGATAACCGCACCCGATGTGGGATCGGCAAAACGCGCCGAGGGATATGCACGCCGTCTCGATGTGCCCATGGTTATTCTCGATAAGCGGCGGTACAGCGATAATGAAAAAGCCAAGGTGCTCCGTATCATCGGGGAGGTCGATAACAGGGATTGTTTCCTTATCGATGACGAGGTCAGCACCGGAGGCTCGATGATCGAAGCATGCCGGACGCTCAAGGAGAACGGGGCGAATGACATCTATGCCGGCTGCACTCATGGTGTTCTCTGCGACAACGCATGCGAGCGGATCGATGAATCCGATATCAAGGAGTTTGTCACCACGAACACCATTGATCAGACCCGGTTCTGTAATTACAAGAAAATTCATGTGTTGAGTGTTGCCCGGCTGTTCGGCGACGCTATTGCGGCCATACACATGGGCACATCGGTATCGAAGCTCTTTCTGTAG
- a CDS encoding phosphoribosylaminoimidazolesuccinocarboxamide synthase has translation MERALITTDIPVVPLYAHGKVRDVYDLGDELLIVATDRISAFDCIMPNGIPGKGKILTEMSLFWFDYVSDVVPNHLVSARFGDFPGVLEPYRDQLEGRSMLVRKAQRFDVECIVRGYLSGSGWKEYRETQAICGIKLPSGLRESEKLPENIFTPSTKAESGHDINVSFDVIAGMIGRKQADEIRDLTLGVYEKARAYAATKNIIIADTKFEFGSVDGRTILIDEILSPDSSRFWPALEYEPGRSQRSFDKQFVRDYLEGLDWDKTPPAPPLPENIVEKTIEKYREVRNLLLND, from the coding sequence TTGGAAAGAGCGCTCATAACCACCGATATCCCCGTTGTACCTCTCTATGCCCACGGCAAGGTTCGTGATGTGTATGATCTGGGTGACGAGCTGCTTATCGTGGCAACCGACCGGATCAGCGCATTTGACTGCATCATGCCCAACGGAATCCCCGGCAAGGGAAAGATACTCACCGAGATGTCTCTTTTCTGGTTCGATTATGTAAGCGATGTGGTTCCCAATCATCTCGTAAGCGCCCGGTTCGGGGATTTTCCCGGTGTTCTCGAACCCTATCGCGACCAGCTCGAGGGACGTTCCATGCTCGTCAGAAAGGCACAGCGTTTCGATGTGGAATGTATCGTCCGGGGATACCTGTCGGGCAGCGGATGGAAGGAGTACCGTGAAACGCAGGCAATCTGCGGTATCAAGCTTCCCTCAGGGCTCAGGGAGTCGGAAAAACTCCCCGAAAATATCTTCACTCCGTCGACCAAGGCCGAATCGGGACATGATATCAATGTGAGCTTCGATGTCATAGCAGGCATGATAGGTCGAAAGCAGGCGGATGAAATCCGCGATCTGACCCTCGGGGTGTATGAAAAAGCACGGGCGTATGCTGCGACGAAAAACATCATAATCGCCGACACGAAATTCGAGTTCGGGAGCGTGGACGGCCGCACGATACTGATCGACGAGATTCTGTCACCTGATTCGTCACGGTTCTGGCCGGCACTTGAATACGAGCCCGGCAGATCGCAGCGGTCGTTCGACAAGCAGTTTGTGAGGGATTATCTGGAAGGTCTCGACTGGGACAAGACTCCGCCTGCTCCGCCGCTTCCCGAAAATATTGTTGAAAAGACTATCGAGAAGTACCGCGAGGTACGGAATCTCCTGTTAAATGACTGA
- a CDS encoding class I SAM-dependent methyltransferase, with amino-acid sequence MGTETIKEHPGCPICGETVFSRPIMENTVFGQPFDVYFCVSCELYFLPSQPSGELIRDYYAKEYYSTQQRSAVSYALRSWFSKMRALSQYQYIGRHTGPAGGKEMMEIGSSDGSLIALYKQNGWKVKGLEYSEFSIKKAREKYRIELEPKDIFEIHPDRCRFDLIIFSHVLEHMPDPLRVLEHCKTLLKPGGIVFIELPQAPLGSECRKEELFQYLNTTHLFDFRTQSLAKLIEKAHLSVESMDRYFYHVPRLFKKYEGMFGRILMTSEVQSRNPFTLLMLLFCLININIRFVCGIDPMMKIRPDSSWTGFGDMIRALAKNTDA; translated from the coding sequence ATGGGTACGGAAACAATAAAAGAACATCCCGGATGCCCGATATGCGGGGAGACAGTTTTTTCGCGGCCGATCATGGAAAACACCGTCTTCGGGCAACCGTTCGACGTTTACTTCTGCGTTTCATGCGAGCTGTATTTTCTTCCCAGCCAGCCTTCCGGGGAGCTTATCCGTGACTATTACGCGAAGGAATATTATTCGACACAGCAGAGAAGCGCCGTTTCCTATGCGCTCCGTTCATGGTTTTCAAAAATGCGGGCATTGAGCCAGTACCAGTATATCGGGCGCCATACCGGCCCGGCCGGCGGGAAAGAAATGATGGAAATCGGCAGTTCCGATGGCTCGCTCATCGCGCTCTACAAACAAAACGGCTGGAAGGTAAAGGGGCTGGAATACAGCGAGTTTTCAATAAAGAAGGCGCGTGAAAAATATCGGATCGAACTCGAACCGAAAGACATCTTTGAAATACATCCGGATCGCTGTCGATTCGATCTTATTATATTTTCGCACGTTCTCGAACACATGCCCGACCCGCTCAGGGTACTGGAGCACTGCAAAACACTCCTGAAACCGGGCGGGATCGTGTTCATTGAGCTTCCCCAGGCGCCGCTGGGCAGCGAATGCAGAAAGGAAGAGCTGTTTCAGTACCTTAATACAACCCATCTCTTCGATTTCAGGACACAATCGCTGGCAAAACTGATAGAGAAAGCTCACCTGTCGGTGGAGTCAATGGACCGGTATTTCTACCATGTCCCGCGGCTCTTTAAGAAGTATGAGGGCATGTTCGGCAGGATACTGATGACAAGCGAGGTACAGTCGAGGAATCCGTTCACACTGCTGATGCTTCTTTTCTGCCTGATCAATATCAATATCAGGTTCGTGTGCGGTATCGACCCCATGATGAAAATCCGGCCCGATTCTTCCTGGACTGGTTTCGGCGACATGATACGGGCGCTGGCAAAGAATACCGATGCCTGA
- the aroQ gene encoding type II 3-dehydroquinate dehydratase: MHRILIINGPNLNLLGTRERSVYGDTTLEAITSEAVRFGSSIGFEVEAFQSNSEGALIDAVHHAPSRFEGVVINPGAFTHYSIAVRDAIAAVAIPFVEVHLSNIHNREEFRRISVIAPVCAGQISGFGPFSYILGIEALRRLLDK; encoded by the coding sequence ATGCACAGAATCCTCATCATCAACGGGCCGAATCTCAATCTCCTCGGAACACGCGAACGCTCGGTATACGGCGATACGACCCTTGAAGCGATCACGAGCGAGGCAGTACGGTTTGGAAGCTCCATCGGATTCGAGGTGGAAGCCTTTCAGTCCAACAGTGAAGGCGCTCTTATCGATGCTGTTCACCATGCTCCCTCACGGTTTGAGGGGGTAGTGATCAACCCGGGCGCGTTCACCCACTACAGCATCGCGGTCCGGGACGCCATCGCGGCTGTTGCCATTCCCTTTGTCGAGGTTCACCTGTCAAACATCCATAACCGTGAGGAATTCCGCCGCATTTCGGTGATTGCTCCCGTGTGCGCCGGACAGATAAGCGGTTTCGGCCCCTTTTCGTACATTCTCGGAATAGAGGCTCTGCGGCGACTGCTTGATAAGTGA
- a CDS encoding T9SS type A sorting domain-containing protein, translating to MSKFYSLTLTMVFISLSASLAAEQAEVSADIFLSNLSPGNIMMVAGKKADDKIGLSVASGDINGDGFDDAIIGATEVSIGTKYKAGETYVIFGSNNMSSKTILDLAENPSGVLTIEGANEGDLLGSWVQAADMNNDGYDDLIIPAMQADPIGRNSAGKVYIIFGSAQISALSKINVSSYNGPMVVVSGEADGDNLGFLGSKGDLNGDGFEDAILKAYLADPLGRVDAGTTYVVFGSKDLPDHSDIDLVGTPDGVLKVFGIGSIDNYSDSAPWATGSGDLNGDGFDELLIGSRVADPDGMQGAGETYVIFGSSTISTVHEIDLRDPVTGMLRIPGAHSDDQAGNIVISGDVNHDGYDDVIISAIGSGKLYIVYGELNISSHEKIPLDPLVTAFTTVYGEGIGTSLCPSIGDMNGDSIDDIVMGAAWAGAGGALYIIFGSTDLHTVQHISVTDSRRDVIKIYTESPSEYVGFRTGCGDLNGDGFADAFTGAHMACPYGREYAGKAYIVWGRNKWVSQGNSESTSHFAFMANTGNNALVLIPSDRIPVVNGTPIGNGDEIGVFTPGGLCAGAGIWSGDNLAVTVWGDDGYAEGVNGFMVGELYRFKIWDVSEKKEYVVTPVFESGPETYQVDGISVLKSLETTVAQCTIQLSDGWNLVSFPVILNEKNVKKIFENVSDNVVCVKNGKGQAYLPSYAIDQIGECVISDGYQVFMKESGELVLSGWEVFTPDVAYNLTKNWNLISYVGSDGLNPSIAFSSLNDTKIIVKNGSGKVFWPEFAIDQIGTMHSGEGYWVYVQKPAVFTYSNAGEKQKSEFLAPAYFVPVENTGNNATILLRHDTNPVVNGQPLSTGDEIGVFSPDGICVGVGVWNENNNLAITVWGDNDQTTVKDGIIPGETCQFVFWDKSSGETYDVYTSFTSGNGTYNPNGISVIGIFAAGEITAVDESVNPKQFSLFQNYPNPFNPVTTITFSLPGECGISLKVYNAVGEEIAELADGYYSAGIHSLKWDAGQYASGIYFCRLIAGNNVDIKRMMLVK from the coding sequence ATGAGTAAATTTTATTCTCTTACACTAACGATGGTATTCATTTCCTTATCCGCTTCTCTGGCCGCGGAACAGGCCGAAGTATCGGCCGATATATTTCTGAGCAATCTGTCACCCGGTAATATCATGATGGTGGCGGGAAAAAAGGCGGACGACAAGATCGGGCTTTCCGTGGCGTCGGGGGATATCAACGGTGATGGCTTCGACGATGCTATAATCGGGGCAACGGAAGTTTCAATCGGCACGAAGTATAAAGCCGGGGAAACGTATGTCATTTTTGGTTCGAACAACATGTCATCAAAGACGATTCTCGATCTCGCGGAAAATCCCTCCGGAGTGTTGACAATCGAGGGAGCGAACGAGGGGGACCTGCTGGGAAGCTGGGTTCAGGCAGCCGACATGAACAACGACGGGTATGATGATCTTATTATTCCGGCGATGCAGGCCGACCCGATTGGTCGCAACAGTGCGGGGAAAGTATATATCATTTTCGGCTCGGCGCAGATTTCTGCATTAAGTAAGATCAATGTGTCCTCTTATAATGGTCCAATGGTTGTCGTTTCGGGAGAAGCGGATGGGGATAACCTGGGATTTCTGGGTTCGAAGGGCGATTTGAATGGCGACGGCTTCGAGGATGCCATCCTCAAAGCCTATCTTGCCGATCCTCTGGGGAGGGTCGATGCCGGTACTACATATGTCGTCTTCGGTTCGAAAGACCTTCCGGATCACAGCGATATTGACCTGGTCGGAACTCCTGACGGGGTATTGAAAGTCTTTGGAATCGGTTCTATCGATAATTACAGCGACAGCGCACCATGGGCTACAGGTTCGGGGGATTTGAACGGCGACGGCTTCGACGAGCTGCTCATCGGTTCCCGTGTGGCAGACCCCGATGGCATGCAGGGGGCCGGGGAAACGTATGTGATCTTTGGCTCGTCAACCATTTCGACAGTGCACGAGATCGACCTCCGTGATCCTGTCACGGGGATGCTGCGGATTCCCGGGGCACATTCCGATGATCAGGCCGGGAATATCGTGATTTCCGGCGATGTCAACCATGACGGGTATGATGATGTTATCATCAGCGCCATCGGCAGCGGGAAACTGTATATAGTTTATGGGGAGCTAAATATTTCCTCGCATGAAAAAATTCCACTCGATCCTTTGGTTACCGCTTTCACAACGGTTTACGGAGAAGGGATCGGCACCAGTTTATGTCCCTCCATAGGTGACATGAATGGAGACAGTATAGATGATATTGTCATGGGCGCCGCGTGGGCCGGAGCCGGAGGAGCATTGTATATTATTTTTGGCAGTACGGATTTACATACGGTTCAGCATATCAGTGTTACGGATTCCCGGCGGGATGTAATAAAAATTTATACCGAAAGTCCAAGCGAGTATGTCGGATTCAGGACAGGATGCGGTGATTTGAATGGCGATGGCTTTGCCGATGCTTTTACGGGCGCACACATGGCATGCCCCTATGGAAGAGAGTATGCGGGCAAGGCATATATTGTCTGGGGAAGAAATAAGTGGGTATCACAGGGTAATAGCGAATCGACGTCCCATTTCGCATTTATGGCAAACACGGGAAACAATGCGCTGGTGTTGATTCCGTCTGACAGAATACCTGTAGTGAACGGAACTCCGATTGGTAACGGCGATGAAATCGGTGTATTCACTCCGGGTGGTTTATGCGCCGGCGCGGGAATCTGGTCCGGTGATAATCTTGCGGTCACTGTCTGGGGTGATGACGGGTATGCCGAAGGTGTCAACGGATTCATGGTCGGGGAACTCTATCGTTTTAAAATCTGGGATGTCTCGGAGAAAAAAGAGTATGTCGTTACTCCGGTATTCGAAAGCGGCCCTGAAACCTACCAGGTCGATGGGATTTCCGTTCTGAAATCCCTCGAAACGACTGTTGCGCAATGCACGATTCAGCTTTCCGATGGGTGGAATCTCGTTTCTTTTCCGGTCATTTTGAACGAGAAAAATGTGAAAAAGATTTTTGAAAATGTCTCGGATAATGTGGTTTGTGTTAAAAACGGAAAAGGGCAGGCGTATCTTCCTTCATATGCCATCGATCAGATCGGTGAATGTGTTATCTCCGACGGTTACCAGGTGTTTATGAAAGAAAGCGGCGAGCTTGTTTTATCCGGATGGGAAGTTTTTACACCGGATGTGGCCTATAATCTCACGAAAAACTGGAACCTTATCAGCTATGTCGGATCGGACGGGCTTAATCCATCGATTGCGTTCAGCTCGCTCAATGACACCAAGATTATCGTTAAAAACGGCTCCGGAAAAGTATTCTGGCCTGAATTCGCCATCGATCAGATCGGCACGATGCACAGCGGGGAAGGATACTGGGTATATGTCCAGAAACCCGCAGTATTCACGTACAGTAACGCCGGAGAAAAGCAGAAGAGCGAATTTCTGGCTCCCGCGTACTTCGTTCCTGTCGAGAATACGGGGAATAACGCGACAATTCTGCTCAGGCACGATACCAATCCGGTCGTAAACGGACAGCCGTTATCCACCGGCGATGAAATCGGGGTGTTTTCTCCCGATGGAATCTGTGTGGGCGTGGGGGTCTGGAATGAGAACAACAATCTTGCGATTACCGTCTGGGGCGATAATGACCAGACAACGGTGAAAGACGGGATCATTCCGGGGGAAACCTGCCAGTTCGTTTTCTGGGATAAGTCTTCCGGGGAAACATATGACGTTTACACTTCTTTCACTTCGGGAAACGGTACATACAATCCGAACGGAATCTCGGTCATAGGCATATTCGCGGCCGGAGAAATAACGGCGGTGGATGAATCCGTGAATCCCAAGCAGTTCTCCCTGTTCCAGAATTACCCGAATCCGTTCAATCCGGTCACGACGATAACCTTTTCTCTCCCCGGAGAGTGCGGAATCTCGCTCAAAGTGTACAATGCCGTGGGCGAAGAAATCGCCGAACTGGCTGATGGTTATTATTCGGCCGGAATCCACTCACTTAAGTGGGACGCCGGTCAATATGCGAGCGGGATATATTTCTGCAGGCTCATCGCGGGGAACAATGTTGACATAAAAAGGATGATGCTCGTGAAATAG
- the asnS gene encoding asparagine--tRNA ligase: MSIPWVYISSVGRYSGQTVCIKGWLYTKRSSGKIHFLQLRDGTGFIQGVLSRNDVDEETFSAADRITQESSLIVTGIVREDKRAPSGYELAVVSLEQVQNAADYPITPKEHGTAFLMENRHLWLRSSKQRALHRIRNMAEKAVVDFFFDNNFIRTDTPILTATAAEGASNLFATQYYDLGTAYLAQTGQLYLEAAIFSHGLVYNFGPTFRAEKSKTRRHLSEFWMAEAEEAYYDNDDNIALQERLVQYIIGSCLENCREELKVLERDTAGLEQVVNAPFARTMYDDAIKILQGMGNPIQMGDDIGGDEETSISQHFGKPVFVMNYPKKIKAFYMKEDPQNPERVKCADLIASEGYGEIIGGSQREDDYDKLLERMEQFNIPIEPYRWYVDLRKYGSVPHSGFGIGIERTVSWIAGISHVREAILFPRMLYRIYP, translated from the coding sequence ATGAGCATACCATGGGTATATATCAGTTCCGTGGGACGATATTCCGGGCAAACAGTATGTATTAAAGGTTGGTTATACACTAAGCGCTCTTCAGGTAAAATTCATTTTTTACAATTGCGTGACGGCACCGGATTTATTCAGGGAGTGTTGTCCAGGAATGATGTAGATGAAGAGACATTTTCTGCAGCCGATAGAATAACTCAGGAATCATCATTGATAGTAACCGGCATAGTTCGTGAAGATAAACGAGCCCCATCGGGATATGAACTTGCAGTGGTATCTCTGGAACAGGTACAGAATGCTGCCGATTACCCGATAACGCCCAAAGAACACGGCACCGCATTTTTAATGGAGAACCGTCATCTATGGCTCCGGTCCAGCAAACAGAGGGCATTGCATCGTATCCGGAATATGGCGGAAAAAGCCGTAGTGGATTTTTTCTTCGATAATAACTTTATTCGCACCGATACTCCTATCTTAACGGCTACTGCTGCTGAGGGAGCATCAAATTTATTTGCGACGCAGTATTATGATTTAGGAACGGCATATCTGGCTCAAACCGGGCAGCTCTATCTGGAAGCAGCAATATTTTCCCATGGACTGGTGTATAATTTCGGCCCGACTTTCCGTGCTGAGAAATCTAAAACACGCCGCCATCTTTCAGAGTTTTGGATGGCTGAAGCCGAAGAAGCTTATTATGATAATGATGACAACATTGCCCTGCAGGAACGGCTTGTTCAATATATTATCGGCAGTTGTCTTGAGAATTGCAGGGAAGAATTAAAAGTACTTGAGCGCGATACCGCCGGATTGGAACAGGTGGTTAACGCTCCGTTTGCCCGAACCATGTATGATGATGCAATCAAAATACTGCAAGGGATGGGAAATCCCATTCAGATGGGCGATGATATCGGTGGAGACGAGGAAACGTCCATCAGCCAGCATTTCGGTAAGCCGGTATTTGTAATGAACTATCCCAAAAAGATCAAAGCTTTTTATATGAAAGAAGACCCTCAGAATCCGGAACGGGTCAAATGCGCGGACTTAATTGCTTCCGAAGGTTATGGAGAGATAATAGGGGGCAGTCAGCGTGAGGATGATTATGATAAACTGTTAGAGAGAATGGAACAATTCAATATACCAATAGAACCTTACCGCTGGTATGTGGACCTCCGGAAATACGGTTCGGTGCCTCATTCGGGATTTGGGATTGGGATAGAACGGACTGTAAGCTGGATAGCAGGAATATCTCATGTAAGAGAGGCTATTTTATTCCCCAGAATGCTCTATAGAATATATCCCTGA